The following proteins come from a genomic window of Paludisphaera rhizosphaerae:
- a CDS encoding AAA family ATPase — protein MGTATWDIEVTAPTRDFDRVEAAKAMRAIWLPGEVYALQGLPSGRWETSSLDRVDEALGLVGLLAGGKGVYTTINPLRRGFARGDKNGFNNGDFERRVWFFVDVDSTRPKGSNATDAEHAAALEKAAAIVEYTVGKGWPAPLMIDSGNGGHLYYRVDLPNDKLSQQLLSAVLRAWKARFDDAGATVDRSVHDVKRIARLPGTWSRKGPASPDRPHRRTRLLAVPDVEILSVDLLKAEIEISAPMTIVPPPPSPNGWEIKVRQPGAGGYANAALEDEVRKLLATTDGRNAQLYEAALKLGGYVASGELPELEVVGRLAEAGRTIGLGTDGDPHEVERAIANGMEVGKGRPKVAPAPKNGESSMNGAVSANGKVAEEPALPARIVDIIGDVELRKVSWLWPGLIPKNKLTTIAGAGGLGKSFVCCDLAARVSTGGEIPGGGGECFEVGNVLIINCEDDPEDTTGPRLFEAGADMRRIGILKSVALNQFTLAEVGLMRRAVAEMGSVSLIIIDPATAFVGKGVDDHKNAQLQGLLAPLRIAAWELGAAIVLVTHINKSGGNNVEAATRIVGGVAWVNAVRSAIIFAKDPDDPSRRLMLPTKSNNGPEKKGLVYRVVPTDALAVIEWEGETDTTPDDAIARTKKPGPKPAMTDDQVEGVFRRLFEGRTEVASKEAVAFCKEHGVSYEVARDARKRLGIGAKQRSEGWVWIAPYGFLASTPPS, from the coding sequence ATGGGTACGGCGACATGGGATATCGAGGTGACGGCGCCGACGCGCGACTTCGACCGGGTCGAGGCGGCGAAGGCGATGCGGGCGATCTGGCTTCCGGGCGAGGTCTACGCACTGCAGGGGCTGCCGTCGGGCCGATGGGAGACGTCGAGCCTGGACCGGGTCGACGAGGCCCTCGGCCTGGTCGGTCTCCTCGCCGGCGGCAAGGGGGTCTACACGACCATCAACCCACTGCGTCGCGGCTTCGCCCGGGGCGACAAGAACGGGTTCAATAACGGCGACTTCGAGCGTCGGGTCTGGTTCTTCGTGGACGTCGACTCGACGCGGCCGAAGGGTTCGAACGCGACTGACGCCGAGCACGCGGCCGCGCTGGAGAAGGCGGCGGCGATCGTGGAGTACACGGTCGGGAAGGGCTGGCCGGCCCCCCTCATGATCGACTCGGGCAACGGCGGCCACCTGTACTACCGGGTCGACCTGCCGAACGACAAGCTCTCGCAGCAGCTTCTGTCGGCCGTCCTGAGGGCCTGGAAGGCGAGGTTCGACGACGCCGGGGCTACGGTCGACCGGTCCGTTCACGACGTCAAGCGGATCGCCAGGCTGCCGGGGACGTGGTCGAGGAAGGGTCCGGCCTCGCCGGACCGTCCCCACCGCCGGACCCGACTGCTGGCGGTTCCGGACGTCGAGATCCTGAGCGTCGATCTGCTGAAGGCCGAGATCGAAATCTCGGCTCCGATGACGATCGTCCCGCCGCCTCCCTCGCCCAACGGGTGGGAGATCAAGGTCAGGCAACCCGGCGCGGGCGGCTATGCAAACGCTGCGCTGGAGGACGAGGTCCGGAAGCTCCTGGCGACGACGGACGGGAGGAACGCCCAGCTTTACGAGGCGGCCTTGAAGCTCGGCGGCTACGTGGCGTCGGGCGAGCTGCCGGAACTGGAGGTCGTCGGCCGGCTGGCGGAGGCCGGGCGAACGATCGGGCTGGGGACGGACGGCGACCCGCACGAGGTCGAGCGGGCGATCGCCAACGGGATGGAGGTGGGGAAAGGCAGGCCGAAGGTCGCTCCAGCGCCGAAGAACGGGGAGTCATCGATGAATGGGGCGGTCTCGGCGAACGGGAAGGTGGCCGAGGAGCCGGCCCTCCCGGCTCGGATCGTGGACATCATCGGCGACGTCGAACTCCGGAAGGTGTCCTGGCTCTGGCCGGGCCTCATCCCGAAGAACAAGCTCACGACGATCGCCGGGGCCGGCGGCCTGGGGAAGTCGTTCGTCTGCTGCGACCTGGCCGCTAGGGTGTCCACGGGCGGGGAGATCCCCGGCGGCGGCGGGGAATGCTTCGAGGTCGGGAACGTCCTGATCATCAACTGCGAGGACGACCCCGAGGACACGACGGGCCCCCGCCTGTTCGAGGCCGGGGCCGACATGAGGAGGATCGGCATCCTCAAGAGCGTGGCGTTGAATCAGTTCACGCTGGCCGAAGTGGGGTTGATGCGCCGGGCCGTGGCGGAGATGGGGAGCGTCTCCCTCATCATCATCGACCCAGCGACGGCCTTCGTCGGGAAAGGGGTCGACGACCACAAGAACGCCCAGCTGCAGGGCCTGCTGGCCCCGCTCCGCATCGCGGCCTGGGAGCTGGGGGCGGCGATCGTCCTGGTGACCCACATCAACAAGTCCGGCGGCAACAACGTCGAGGCGGCGACGCGGATCGTCGGCGGCGTGGCCTGGGTCAACGCCGTCCGCTCCGCCATCATCTTCGCCAAGGACCCCGACGACCCCTCGCGCCGCCTGATGCTACCGACCAAGAGCAACAACGGTCCCGAGAAGAAGGGGCTGGTCTACCGCGTCGTCCCGACCGACGCCCTCGCCGTCATCGAATGGGAAGGCGAGACCGACACCACGCCCGACGACGCTATAGCGCGGACGAAGAAGCCTGGCCCCAAGCCGGCCATGACCGACGACCAGGTCGAAGGCGTCTTCAGGCGACTTTTCGAGGGGCGAACCGAGGTCGCCAGCAAAGAGGCGGTCGCGTTCTGCAAGGAGCATGGCGTCTCCTATGAGGTCGCCAGGGATGCACGCAAGCGGCTTGGGATCGGTGCCAAGCAACGCAGCGAGGGCTGGGTCTGGATCGCACCCTACGGATTCCTGGCGAGCACGCCGCCCTCATAA
- a CDS encoding DUF2612 domain-containing protein produces the protein MLIRLSRDHAIWTGRVLKRGNVVDMPDEDAYLAFATGDPPGLPFARVRWVGRVDSVVEACELADVRGEEDGRFLYRARVAALRAYDVGASRLDGGVLIGQVRPKAVFEVRSDLAVELVAAGVCRYVDPVAERIEPAPPPYRIPARPAR, from the coding sequence ATGCTGATCCGATTGAGCCGCGACCACGCGATCTGGACCGGGCGGGTCCTGAAGCGGGGGAACGTGGTCGACATGCCCGACGAGGACGCCTACCTCGCGTTCGCGACGGGCGATCCGCCGGGCCTGCCGTTCGCTCGCGTTCGGTGGGTCGGCCGCGTCGACAGCGTCGTCGAGGCCTGCGAGCTTGCCGACGTCCGCGGCGAGGAGGACGGCCGGTTCCTGTACCGGGCGCGGGTGGCGGCCCTCCGCGCGTACGACGTCGGCGCTTCCCGGCTGGACGGGGGCGTCCTCATCGGCCAGGTGCGGCCGAAGGCCGTCTTCGAAGTCCGATCCGACCTGGCCGTCGAGCTGGTGGCCGCCGGGGTCTGCCGCTACGTCGACCCCGTCGCCGAGAGGATCGAGCCCGCGCCTCCCCCCTACAGGATCCCCGCCCGGCCCGCACGCTGA
- a CDS encoding phage major capsid protein — MPVLNPRTGRVVNVDGYSLARAVASAAECKNRQNLLPSGLEGDVHDLLRDLGDGRRGFRAPLSAFTPPDRKLRSLDLTSGAGAVQVKLAPADDFVDVLRRKSVCGLLGCVLGGLVDENGVPMAVPLLGAGSSAGWIADGQAAPPSTPTIAGDPGIVTTIAARVNVTRRMLKMAGPSLEDFLTGEMTRSVSSELDRAVLAGDGNDGEPTGLLNVVGVPVQAIAANGGAPTRAVLIDAEKTVGLANGDASASASMGWVGSPKVRAKLRGTDGSTGSAGAWLWNDSDRVLGKAAFATTSMPDDLTKGSGTNLSALAFGDWSTVSVGMPETAQVIIDPIGLGMTGGVRMTVFLDVRVSFRRPTAFVLIKDVATA; from the coding sequence ATGCCAGTGCTCAATCCCAGGACCGGCCGGGTCGTCAACGTCGACGGCTACTCGCTCGCGCGAGCGGTCGCGTCCGCCGCCGAGTGCAAGAACCGGCAGAACCTGCTCCCCTCCGGCCTGGAGGGCGACGTCCACGACCTGCTCCGCGATCTCGGGGACGGCCGGCGCGGCTTCCGCGCGCCGCTCTCGGCCTTCACGCCTCCCGACCGCAAGCTCCGCTCGCTGGACCTGACCTCGGGCGCGGGGGCCGTGCAGGTCAAGCTGGCGCCCGCCGACGACTTCGTCGACGTCCTGCGGCGCAAGAGCGTCTGCGGGCTCCTGGGCTGCGTCCTGGGCGGGCTGGTCGACGAGAACGGCGTCCCGATGGCGGTCCCGCTGCTGGGGGCGGGGTCGTCGGCCGGCTGGATCGCAGACGGCCAGGCGGCTCCGCCGTCGACGCCCACGATCGCCGGCGACCCGGGCATCGTCACGACGATTGCGGCGAGGGTGAACGTGACACGACGCATGCTGAAGATGGCCGGGCCGTCGCTGGAGGACTTCCTGACCGGCGAGATGACCCGGTCCGTGTCGAGCGAGCTGGACCGCGCCGTCCTGGCGGGCGACGGGAACGACGGCGAGCCGACCGGCCTGCTGAACGTCGTCGGGGTGCCCGTCCAGGCGATCGCTGCGAACGGCGGCGCGCCGACCCGGGCCGTGTTGATCGACGCCGAAAAGACGGTCGGCCTGGCCAACGGCGACGCTTCGGCCTCGGCCTCGATGGGCTGGGTTGGCTCGCCGAAGGTCCGGGCCAAGCTGCGGGGGACCGACGGCTCGACGGGCTCCGCCGGCGCGTGGCTGTGGAACGACTCCGACCGGGTCCTCGGCAAGGCGGCCTTCGCCACGACGAGCATGCCCGACGACCTGACGAAGGGGTCCGGGACGAACCTCTCGGCCCTGGCGTTCGGCGACTGGTCCACGGTCTCGGTCGGTATGCCCGAGACGGCCCAGGTGATCATCGACCCGATCGGCCTGGGGATGACGGGCGGAGTCCGGATGACCGTGTTCCTCGACGTCCGCGTGTCGTTCCGCCGGCCGACGGCGTTCGTGCTGATCAAGGACGTCGCGACGGCCTGA
- a CDS encoding HK97 family phage prohead protease — MLGQIRSMPTKEGLRVRTSVGGRRVVGYASVFDSWATLARSETIVYREIIRPGAFRDALAERQNVVALFNHDVNQVLGRSSAGTLALREDAKGLHVEIDPPDTNLGRDVVHLVERGDLAGMSFAFRPRKGGSERRTRRVGDLTFVEDEVRAVDLFDVSVVTNPAYPDTTVALRSRGMVTQLEQARIRLARVYDQLDALEMKALDYQRRQRSRTSAGIGWRS, encoded by the coding sequence ATGCTAGGTCAGATCAGGTCGATGCCGACGAAGGAGGGCCTGCGGGTCCGCACCTCGGTCGGCGGCCGTCGGGTGGTGGGCTACGCGAGCGTCTTCGACTCGTGGGCGACCCTGGCGCGGAGCGAGACGATCGTCTACCGGGAGATCATCCGGCCGGGGGCGTTCCGCGACGCCCTGGCCGAGCGGCAGAACGTCGTGGCGTTGTTCAACCACGACGTCAACCAGGTCCTCGGCCGCTCGTCGGCCGGGACGCTCGCACTGCGGGAGGACGCGAAGGGCCTGCACGTGGAGATCGACCCGCCCGACACGAACCTCGGTCGCGACGTCGTCCACCTGGTCGAGCGCGGCGACCTGGCCGGGATGTCGTTCGCGTTCCGGCCTCGCAAGGGGGGCTCGGAGCGGCGGACGCGTCGGGTCGGCGACCTGACGTTCGTCGAGGACGAGGTCCGGGCCGTCGACCTGTTCGACGTCTCGGTCGTGACCAATCCGGCCTACCCGGACACCACCGTCGCCCTGCGAAGCCGCGGCATGGTGACGCAACTCGAACAGGCGAGGATCCGCCTGGCCCGGGTCTACGACCAACTCGACGCGCTGGAGATGAAGGCCCTGGATTACCAGCGGCGCCAGCGGAGCCGCACGTCGGCCGGCATCGGGTGGCGGTCGTGA
- a CDS encoding tyrosine-type recombinase/integrase: MPRLAVKFPKYCRHSTGSACVYVSGKVVYLGEHGSAESKARYREFIAKLAREREAEAAAPPTPAGTTYAPPALTLAEGLVHYKRHCEGYYNSRELHNLREALKPLREWFGTAPLIDFGPMQLRKVRDSWIKKGLSRHTINARVGRVRRFFKYCVGYELAPSSVLERLGAVEPLMRGRGGREVAPRKPVSWEDVEATLPHLNRVVSAMVLFGWHTGARPGEIVGLTTGAIEAAGEVWTARLARHKNEWRGLEREILIGKAAQLVLDPWLRPDAPDAAIFSPLLADDRQPKRKGPRRPGKVYSRAAFSQAVRRGCERAGVPLWSPNQLRHAAATRLRDAHGIEVAQVVLGHARPDTTLIYTSLAKARAVEAIRTQP; encoded by the coding sequence ATGCCTCGACTCGCGGTAAAATTCCCCAAATACTGCCGACACTCGACCGGCTCGGCCTGCGTCTACGTTAGCGGCAAGGTCGTCTACCTCGGCGAACACGGCTCGGCGGAGTCCAAGGCCCGCTACCGCGAGTTCATCGCGAAGCTCGCTCGGGAGCGTGAAGCCGAGGCCGCCGCCCCGCCGACACCGGCCGGGACAACGTACGCTCCGCCGGCCCTGACCCTCGCTGAGGGGCTCGTCCATTACAAACGGCACTGCGAGGGCTATTACAACTCCCGCGAGCTGCACAACCTCCGGGAGGCCCTGAAGCCGCTCCGCGAGTGGTTCGGGACGGCCCCCCTCATCGACTTCGGCCCGATGCAGCTGCGGAAGGTCCGCGACAGCTGGATCAAGAAGGGGCTGTCACGGCACACGATCAACGCCCGCGTCGGCCGGGTCCGACGGTTCTTCAAATACTGCGTCGGCTACGAACTGGCTCCATCTTCCGTCCTCGAACGGCTAGGAGCCGTCGAACCGCTAATGCGCGGGCGGGGGGGCCGAGAAGTCGCCCCGCGCAAGCCAGTCTCGTGGGAGGACGTCGAAGCGACGCTGCCGCATTTGAATCGGGTGGTATCGGCTATGGTGCTGTTCGGCTGGCACACCGGGGCCAGGCCAGGGGAGATCGTCGGCCTCACGACGGGAGCCATCGAGGCGGCCGGAGAGGTCTGGACCGCCCGCCTGGCTCGGCACAAGAACGAGTGGCGGGGCCTGGAGCGGGAGATCCTCATTGGCAAGGCTGCTCAGCTGGTGCTGGATCCCTGGCTCAGGCCCGACGCTCCCGACGCGGCGATTTTCTCGCCACTCCTAGCCGACGATCGCCAACCCAAGAGGAAGGGACCGCGACGTCCCGGGAAGGTCTACTCCCGCGCTGCATTCAGCCAGGCTGTGAGGAGAGGTTGCGAAAGGGCCGGCGTGCCGCTGTGGTCGCCGAACCAGCTTCGCCATGCGGCGGCGACTCGGCTCCGAGACGCCCACGGCATCGAGGTCGCCCAGGTCGTCCTGGGCCATGCTCGGCCCGACACGACGCTGATCTACACGAGCCTCGCAAAGGCCCGGGCCGTCGAGGCGATCCGCACTCAACCTTGA